A genome region from Taeniopygia guttata chromosome 5, bTaeGut7.mat, whole genome shotgun sequence includes the following:
- the LOC116806610 gene encoding nucleolar pre-ribosomal-associated protein 1-like isoform X3: MFWRGSRLFFFAACPARGPEASGGPGCGGRRCCRRVGRERYCSPPASALPLAAGCRGGKGEGQERAASGPVSVIEGRGEGDSAVHRDAVTEKNGSDPAEADDKALPLQRQGSRPGSGSQCGQQDSDNISIPVSHVGDVLGMVDVLIEGSDGLDEEIGFSLNEDMIIQTFPFSAVVPAALEARNILLLQSENRTGADMVEYLGAVFTDLLHSLREPLALCVVFQLYDKDLKSLKVAKYLQLYQFNRYYKLWIAKQSQEPVFRNHKEVSQEPPVALDSVFAILLKEACERGNSTLLEDGVQTKWRDLTSWLPPEQLLLGVKHVLLHLKSTVENFSSTLEDMLTLIFRHPALESWFLALELRSIPQPGLNPVTVKLLSAHLNSGVLQLLKTGAPIMQSITTGHRHVLSEYFEAVTKSVLEELQTVGKDRSQLSRLSHLS; the protein is encoded by the exons ATGTTTTGGAGGGGATCGcgccttttcttttttgctgcctgccccgcccgcggccccgaggcgagcggcggccccggctGTGGCGGGCGGCGGTGCTGCCGCCGTGTGGGCAGAGAGCGGtactgcagccccccagccagCGCCCTGCCCCTCGCCGCTGGGTGCCGGGGTGGGAAGGGTGAGGGGCAGGAGCGAGCGGCGAGCGGGCCGGTGTCTGTAATAGAGGGGCGGGGTGAAGGAGATTCAGCGGTGCACAGGGATGCGGTGACTGAGAAGAATGGCAGCG ATCCTGCTGAAGCTGACGACAAAGCCCTACCCCTACAAAGACAAGGCAGCAGACCTGGTTCAGGAAGCCAGTGTGGTCAACAGGACTCTGATAACATCAGCATCCCTGTCTCTCACGTTGGTG ATGTCCTGGGTATGGTGGATGTTCTGATTGAGGGCAGTGATGGCTTAGATGAAGAAATTGGGTTCTCTTTAAATGAAGACATGATTATCCAAACATTTCCCTTCAGTGCTGTTGTCCCTGCTGCATTAGAAGCCAGGAATATACTGTTGCTTCAGTCTGAAAATCGAACAg GAGCAGACATGGTGGAGTACCTTGGTGCTGTTTTCACTGACCTCCTGCACTCTCTGAGAGAACCCCTTGCTCTCTGCGTGGTGTTCCAGCTCTATGACAAAGATCTCAAGTCCCTGAAAGTTGCTAAGTATCTTCAGCTCTACCAGTTTAACCGATACTATAAACTCTGGATAGCCAAGCAGTCCCAGGAACCTGTG TTTAGAAACCACAAGGAGGTAAGCCAAGAGCCTCCTGTGGCACTGGATTCTGTATTTGCTATTTTGCTGAAGGAAGCCTGTGAGAGAGGAAATAGTACCTTACTGGAAGATGGTGTTCAGACAAAATGGAGAGACTTGACTTCCTGGCTCCCACCTGAGCAGCTTTTGTTGGGAGTAAAGCACGTGCTGCTGCACCTGAAATCAACAGTGGAGAACTTCAGCAGT ACACTGGAGGATATGCTCACCTTGATTTTCAGACATCCTGCGCTGGAGAGCTGGTTCCTGGCCTTGGAGCTGCGCTCTATTCCTCAGCCTGGTTTGAACCCTGTCACTGTGAAGCTCCTGTCAGCTCACCTCAATTCCGGGGTGCTCCAGCTGCTGAAAACAGGTGCCCCCATCATGCAGAGCATCACAACAGGTCACAGACATGTGTTGTCCGAGTATTTCGAAGCAGTCACCAAAAGTGTCCTGGAAGAGCTGCAGACTGTGGGGAAGGACAGAAGCCAG tTGTCTCggctgtcacacctgtcctga
- the LOC116806610 gene encoding nucleolar pre-ribosomal-associated protein 1-like isoform X1 has protein sequence MFWRGSRLFFFAACPARGPEASGGPGCGGRRCCRRVGRERYCSPPASALPLAAGCRGGKGEGQERAASGPVSVIEGRGEGDSAVHRDAVTEKNGSDPAEADDKALPLQRQGSRPGSGSQCGQQDSDNISIPVSHVGDVLGMVDVLIEGSDGLDEEIGFSLNEDMIIQTFPFSAVVPAALEARNILLLQSENRTGADMVEYLGAVFTDLLHSLREPLALCVVFQLYDKDLKSLKVAKYLQLYQFNRYYKLWIAKQSQEPVFRNHKEVSQEPPVALDSVFAILLKEACERGNSTLLEDGVQTKWRDLTSWLPPEQLLLGVKHVLLHLKSTVENFSSTLEDMLTLIFRHPALESWFLALELRSIPQPGLNPVTVKLLSAHLNSGVLQLLKTVVSAVTPVLRKELCAGIQDTGTSPEATVKLQILSKVLPPPGSKGLHNLMDCLPAAPERAGNEESWAVADAISTVLKNSEELHSWRRHLFSACIKGLVAMYSSSKDEGKQEVESPMLLRLEELLVRLLICFATEGLYAYV, from the exons ATGTTTTGGAGGGGATCGcgccttttcttttttgctgcctgccccgcccgcggccccgaggcgagcggcggccccggctGTGGCGGGCGGCGGTGCTGCCGCCGTGTGGGCAGAGAGCGGtactgcagccccccagccagCGCCCTGCCCCTCGCCGCTGGGTGCCGGGGTGGGAAGGGTGAGGGGCAGGAGCGAGCGGCGAGCGGGCCGGTGTCTGTAATAGAGGGGCGGGGTGAAGGAGATTCAGCGGTGCACAGGGATGCGGTGACTGAGAAGAATGGCAGCG ATCCTGCTGAAGCTGACGACAAAGCCCTACCCCTACAAAGACAAGGCAGCAGACCTGGTTCAGGAAGCCAGTGTGGTCAACAGGACTCTGATAACATCAGCATCCCTGTCTCTCACGTTGGTG ATGTCCTGGGTATGGTGGATGTTCTGATTGAGGGCAGTGATGGCTTAGATGAAGAAATTGGGTTCTCTTTAAATGAAGACATGATTATCCAAACATTTCCCTTCAGTGCTGTTGTCCCTGCTGCATTAGAAGCCAGGAATATACTGTTGCTTCAGTCTGAAAATCGAACAg GAGCAGACATGGTGGAGTACCTTGGTGCTGTTTTCACTGACCTCCTGCACTCTCTGAGAGAACCCCTTGCTCTCTGCGTGGTGTTCCAGCTCTATGACAAAGATCTCAAGTCCCTGAAAGTTGCTAAGTATCTTCAGCTCTACCAGTTTAACCGATACTATAAACTCTGGATAGCCAAGCAGTCCCAGGAACCTGTG TTTAGAAACCACAAGGAGGTAAGCCAAGAGCCTCCTGTGGCACTGGATTCTGTATTTGCTATTTTGCTGAAGGAAGCCTGTGAGAGAGGAAATAGTACCTTACTGGAAGATGGTGTTCAGACAAAATGGAGAGACTTGACTTCCTGGCTCCCACCTGAGCAGCTTTTGTTGGGAGTAAAGCACGTGCTGCTGCACCTGAAATCAACAGTGGAGAACTTCAGCAGT ACACTGGAGGATATGCTCACCTTGATTTTCAGACATCCTGCGCTGGAGAGCTGGTTCCTGGCCTTGGAGCTGCGCTCTATTCCTCAGCCTGGTTTGAACCCTGTCACTGTGAAGCTCCTGTCAGCTCACCTCAATTCCGGGGTGCTCCAGCTGCTGAAAACAG tTGTCTCggctgtcacacctgtcctgaGGAAGGAGCTCTGTGCCGGGATTCAGGACACCGGAACGTCACCTgaggccactgtgaaactgcaaattCTTTCCAAGGTGTTGCCACCTCCGGGAAGCAAAGGGCTGCACAACCTGATGgactgccttcctgctgctccggAGAGAGCAGGGAATGAAGAGAG ctgggccgTGGCAGATGCCATATCCACGGTGCTTAAAaactcagaggagctgcattcCTGGAGGAGACATCTCTTCTCCGCCTGCATAAAGGGGTTAGTTGCCATGTACAGCAGCAGTAAAGATGAAGGCAAGCAAGAAGTGGAGAGTCCCATGCTGCTGAGGCTAGAGGAATTATTGGTGAGACTGCTTATCTGCTTTGCCACAGAGGGACTGTATGCATATGTGTGA
- the LOC116806610 gene encoding nucleolar pre-ribosomal-associated protein 1-like isoform X2, with protein sequence MFWRGSRLFFFAACPARGPEASGGPGCGGRRCCRRVGRERYCSPPASALPLAAGCRGGKGEGQERAASGPVSVIEGRGEGDSAVHRDAVTEKNGSDPAEADDKALPLQRQGSRPGSGSQCGQQDSDNISIPVSHVGDVLGMVDVLIEGSDGLDEEIGFSLNEDMIIQTFPFSAVVPAALEARNILLLQSENRTGADMVEYLGAVFTDLLHSLREPLALCVVFQLYDKDLKSLKVAKYLQLYQFNRYYKLWIAKQSQEPVFRNHKEVSQEPPVALDSVFAILLKEACERGNSTLLEDGVQTKWRDLTSWLPPEQLLLGVKHVLLHLKSTVENFSSTLEDMLTLIFRHPALESWFLALELRSIPQPGLNPVTVKLLSAHLNSGVLQLLKTVVSAVTPVLRKELCAGIQDTGTSPEATVKLQILSKVLPPPGSKGLHNLMDCLPAAPERAGNEESYLSAAGPWQMPYPRCLKTQRSCIPGGDISSPPA encoded by the exons ATGTTTTGGAGGGGATCGcgccttttcttttttgctgcctgccccgcccgcggccccgaggcgagcggcggccccggctGTGGCGGGCGGCGGTGCTGCCGCCGTGTGGGCAGAGAGCGGtactgcagccccccagccagCGCCCTGCCCCTCGCCGCTGGGTGCCGGGGTGGGAAGGGTGAGGGGCAGGAGCGAGCGGCGAGCGGGCCGGTGTCTGTAATAGAGGGGCGGGGTGAAGGAGATTCAGCGGTGCACAGGGATGCGGTGACTGAGAAGAATGGCAGCG ATCCTGCTGAAGCTGACGACAAAGCCCTACCCCTACAAAGACAAGGCAGCAGACCTGGTTCAGGAAGCCAGTGTGGTCAACAGGACTCTGATAACATCAGCATCCCTGTCTCTCACGTTGGTG ATGTCCTGGGTATGGTGGATGTTCTGATTGAGGGCAGTGATGGCTTAGATGAAGAAATTGGGTTCTCTTTAAATGAAGACATGATTATCCAAACATTTCCCTTCAGTGCTGTTGTCCCTGCTGCATTAGAAGCCAGGAATATACTGTTGCTTCAGTCTGAAAATCGAACAg GAGCAGACATGGTGGAGTACCTTGGTGCTGTTTTCACTGACCTCCTGCACTCTCTGAGAGAACCCCTTGCTCTCTGCGTGGTGTTCCAGCTCTATGACAAAGATCTCAAGTCCCTGAAAGTTGCTAAGTATCTTCAGCTCTACCAGTTTAACCGATACTATAAACTCTGGATAGCCAAGCAGTCCCAGGAACCTGTG TTTAGAAACCACAAGGAGGTAAGCCAAGAGCCTCCTGTGGCACTGGATTCTGTATTTGCTATTTTGCTGAAGGAAGCCTGTGAGAGAGGAAATAGTACCTTACTGGAAGATGGTGTTCAGACAAAATGGAGAGACTTGACTTCCTGGCTCCCACCTGAGCAGCTTTTGTTGGGAGTAAAGCACGTGCTGCTGCACCTGAAATCAACAGTGGAGAACTTCAGCAGT ACACTGGAGGATATGCTCACCTTGATTTTCAGACATCCTGCGCTGGAGAGCTGGTTCCTGGCCTTGGAGCTGCGCTCTATTCCTCAGCCTGGTTTGAACCCTGTCACTGTGAAGCTCCTGTCAGCTCACCTCAATTCCGGGGTGCTCCAGCTGCTGAAAACAG tTGTCTCggctgtcacacctgtcctgaGGAAGGAGCTCTGTGCCGGGATTCAGGACACCGGAACGTCACCTgaggccactgtgaaactgcaaattCTTTCCAAGGTGTTGCCACCTCCGGGAAGCAAAGGGCTGCACAACCTGATGgactgccttcctgctgctccggAGAGAGCAGGGAATGAAGAGAG ctatctctctgcagctgggccgTGGCAGATGCCATATCCACGGTGCTTAAAaactcagaggagctgcattcCTGGAGGAGACATCTCTTCTCCGCCTGCATAA
- the DHCR7 gene encoding 7-dehydrocholesterol reductase — protein sequence MVAHQEKKLAEEIKHQNMQNYKASQGQWGRAWEVDWFSLASILFLLMFAPLIVYYFIMSCAQYQCSLTDPLLDLLTGNKHLSEIWNRTPMLTYKAAAIYSIWVAFQVFLYVSIPDFCHKFLSGYVGGVQEGAITPAGVMNKYEINGLQAWIITHVLWFANASYFHFFSPTIIFDNWIPLLWCANILGYAVSTFAMIKGYFFPTNAKDCKFTGNFFYDYMMGIEFNPRIGKWFDFKLFFNGRPGIVAWTLINLSFAAKQQELYGEVTNSMILVNVLQGIYVLDFFWNEAWYLKTIDICHDHFGWYLGWGDCVWLPYLYTLQGLYLVYHPVQLCTAHAVGVLTLGLLGYFIFRMTNHQKDLFRRTNGNCRIWGKKPEYIECSYTSVDGTKYYSKLMTSGFWGWARHFNYTGDLMGSLAYCLACGFEHILPYFYIIYMTILLTHRCIRDEHRCSSKYGEDWKRYTAAVPYRLLPRIF from the exons ATGGTAGCCCATCAGGAGAAAAAACttgctgaagaaataaaacaccaaaacaTGCAAAATTATAAAGCATCTCAAGGCCAGTGGGGAAGAGCATG GGAGGTGGACTGGTTTTCCCTGGCAAGCATCCTTTTCCTGCTTATGTTTGCACCACTGATTGTGTATTACTTCATCATGTCCTGTGCCCAGTACCAGTGCTCTCTGACTGATCCACTGCTGGACTTGCTCACAGGGAATAAGCATCTGTCTGAAATCTGGAACAGGACTCCCATGCTTACCTATAAGGCTGCTGCCATTTATTCCATTTGGGTCGCTTTCCAG GTGTTTTTGTACGTGTCCATTCCTGATTTCTGCCATAAATTTCTCTCTGGATATGTAGGAGGTGTACAAGAAGGTGCTATCACCCCTGCTG GTGTCATGAATAAATATGAAATCAATGGACTTCAGGCCTGGATCATTACCCATGtgctttggtttgcaaatgCTTCTTACTTCCACTTCTTCTCACCTACCATCATTTTTGACAACTGGATTCCTCTCCTGTGGTGTGCCAATATCTTGGGATATGCAGTGTCCACCTTTGCAATGATCAAAGGCTACTTTTTCCCTACCAATGCAAAAGACTG CAAATTCACTGGCAACTTTTTTTATGACTATATGATGGGGATTGAATTTAACCCTCGAATAGGGAAGTGGTTTGATTTCAAGCTGTTCTTCAATGGGCGCCCTGGGATTGTGGCCTGGACTCTAATCAACCTTTCCTTTGCTGCCAAACAACAGGAGCTGTACGGTGAAGTGACAAACTCCATGATCCTTGTCAATGTGCTCCAG GGTATTTATGTTCTGGACTTCTTTTGGAATGAAGCCTGGTACTTGAAAACCATTGATATCTGCCATGATCATTTTGGATGGTATTTGGGCTGGGGAGACTGTGTTTGGTTGCCTTATCTCTACACTTTGCAG GGTCTGTACTTGGTTTACCACCCTGTCCAGCTGTGCACAGCTCATGCTGTAGGGGTCCTGACGTTGGGCTTGCTGGGTTATTTCATCTTCAGAATGACCAACCACCAGAAGGACCTGTTCCGTCGCACCAACGGCAACTGCAGGATCTGGGGGAAGAAGCCGGAGTACATCGAGTGCTCCTACACGTCTGTGGATGGCACCAAGTACTACAGCAAGCTGATGAcctcgggattttggggctgggcACGTCATTTCAACTACACAGGAGACCTGATGGGCTCGCTGGCCTATTGCCTGGCTTGTGGCTTTGAGCACATACTGCCTTACTTCTACATCATTTACATGACCATTCTGCTCACCCACCGCTGCATCAGGGACGAGCACCGTTGCAGCAGCAAGTATGGGGAGGACTGGAAGCGCTACACTGCTGCAGTGCCCTACCGGCTCCTACCCAGGATATTTTAA